A section of the Prevotella melaninogenica genome encodes:
- a CDS encoding NAD(P)/FAD-dependent oxidoreductase, translating to MTEEYQLRVLPQVAYNENNMKAYLAKEKGLDERTIYRVRVLKRSIDARHRDIYVNLKIRVYINEFPQDDPYVKTEYQDVSSRPSVIVVGAGPAGLFSSLKLIELGLRPIVLERGKNVRDRKLDMALISKTQEVDPESNYCFGEGGAGAYSDGKLYTRSKKRGPVDKILNVFCQHGASPSILADAHPHIGTDKLPRVIENMRNTILECGGEVHFQTKMTSLILDGDKVVGVEAVDNGGVISVKREFHGPVVLATGHSARDVYRYLADAGIEMEAKGIAVGVRLEHPSHLIDQIQYHNKNGKGKYLPTAEYSFVTQAQGRGVYSFCMCPGGFVIPSATGPEQTVTNGMSPANRGTQWSNSGMVVQLNPEDVEGDDVLRILRYQEQLERDTWQQGNRKQTAPAQRMADFVNNRLSYDLPKSSYAPGLISSPLHFWMPSFVTKRLQEAFKTFGRQAHGFLTNEAVMIASETRTSSPVRILRDKERLMHVRLEGLFPCAEGAGYAGGIVSAGIDGERCAEMASAYLQRL from the coding sequence ATGACAGAGGAATATCAGTTACGTGTTCTGCCTCAGGTTGCCTATAACGAAAACAACATGAAGGCATACCTTGCTAAAGAAAAGGGGCTGGACGAGCGTACAATTTATCGTGTTCGGGTATTGAAGCGTTCTATTGATGCACGCCATCGCGACATATATGTTAATTTAAAGATTCGTGTTTATATTAACGAGTTTCCACAAGACGACCCTTATGTTAAGACTGAATACCAAGACGTAAGCAGTCGTCCTTCGGTCATTGTTGTGGGTGCAGGACCTGCTGGTTTGTTTTCTTCTTTGAAATTGATAGAGTTAGGCTTGCGCCCAATCGTTCTTGAACGTGGTAAGAATGTACGTGATCGTAAACTTGATATGGCTTTAATATCGAAGACGCAAGAGGTTGATCCTGAGTCAAATTACTGCTTTGGTGAAGGTGGTGCTGGAGCTTATTCTGATGGAAAACTTTACACAAGAAGTAAGAAACGTGGACCTGTTGATAAGATTCTAAATGTCTTTTGTCAGCATGGTGCATCACCATCTATCCTCGCAGATGCTCATCCACATATTGGTACAGACAAACTTCCACGCGTGATAGAGAATATGCGTAACACAATACTTGAGTGTGGCGGTGAGGTTCATTTCCAAACAAAGATGACCTCTTTGATTCTCGATGGCGATAAAGTTGTTGGTGTTGAGGCTGTCGATAATGGTGGAGTCATTAGTGTGAAGCGTGAGTTTCATGGTCCAGTTGTCCTTGCAACGGGTCATTCAGCGCGTGACGTCTATCGTTATCTTGCAGATGCAGGGATTGAGATGGAAGCAAAAGGAATTGCTGTTGGTGTACGATTGGAGCACCCTTCTCACTTGATAGACCAAATACAGTATCATAATAAAAACGGCAAGGGAAAGTATCTTCCTACGGCAGAGTACTCTTTTGTGACACAAGCACAGGGTCGTGGCGTTTATTCTTTCTGTATGTGTCCTGGTGGTTTTGTGATTCCTTCGGCTACTGGTCCTGAACAAACAGTTACCAATGGTATGAGTCCTGCTAATCGTGGAACGCAATGGTCGAACTCGGGTATGGTTGTTCAATTGAATCCAGAGGATGTTGAAGGCGATGATGTATTGCGTATCTTACGTTATCAGGAACAATTAGAACGAGATACATGGCAGCAGGGAAATCGAAAGCAAACGGCTCCTGCGCAGCGTATGGCAGACTTCGTTAATAATCGTCTGTCGTATGATCTTCCTAAGTCAAGTTATGCACCGGGACTTATTTCCAGTCCGTTGCATTTTTGGATGCCATCTTTTGTCACAAAACGACTCCAAGAAGCCTTCAAAACCTTTGGCAGACAAGCACATGGTTTCCTTACGAATGAAGCGGTTATGATAGCTTCCGAGACTCGTACCAGTTCTCCTGTGCGTATTCTTCGTGACAAAGAACGCCTCATGCACGTTCGTCTTGAAGGGCTTTTCCCTTGTGCAGAGGGTGCTGGTTATGCAGGTGGAATTGTCAGTGCAGGTATTGATGGAGAGCGTTGTGCAGAAATGGCTTCGGCTTATCTCCAGCGATTGTAA
- a CDS encoding neutral zinc metallopeptidase has protein sequence MRLTGRRESNNVEDRRGMGTGAKAGIGGIGGIIIIALITFMSGGNLGDVVNNVVQTQMQGQTEVQTGAQQRQFTEEEEKLADFSKQILAGTEDVWTEQFQLHGMRYQYPTLVLFTGAVQTACGNGSAAMGPFYCSADQRLYLDLSFFTGMRKDLGIQAKGDLDFAYAYVIAHEVGHHVEYLRGILGKCHAKMARVSKEEANKLSVKLELLADYYAGCWAHYDNEKYQSLTDGDIEEAIDCAEKIGDNYLQKKARGYAQPETFTHGTSEQRMYWLKKGIETGDWNTTTFAPGDLD, from the coding sequence ATGAGACTTACAGGACGTAGAGAAAGTAATAATGTAGAAGACCGTCGTGGCATGGGTACTGGCGCAAAAGCAGGTATTGGTGGCATTGGAGGTATCATTATCATTGCTCTTATTACCTTTATGAGCGGTGGAAATTTAGGGGATGTGGTAAACAATGTCGTACAAACACAGATGCAGGGGCAGACAGAAGTACAGACAGGTGCCCAACAACGCCAATTTACAGAGGAAGAAGAGAAACTTGCAGACTTTTCAAAACAGATCCTTGCAGGTACGGAAGACGTGTGGACAGAACAGTTTCAGTTGCATGGCATGAGATACCAATACCCTACTCTTGTTCTCTTCACAGGTGCTGTACAAACGGCTTGCGGTAATGGGTCTGCTGCAATGGGTCCATTCTATTGCTCTGCTGACCAGCGTCTTTACCTTGACTTGAGTTTCTTCACCGGTATGCGTAAGGACTTAGGAATACAAGCAAAGGGCGACCTTGACTTTGCGTATGCCTACGTGATTGCGCATGAAGTGGGTCATCATGTGGAATATCTCCGTGGTATTCTTGGTAAATGTCATGCAAAGATGGCACGTGTAAGTAAGGAAGAGGCAAACAAACTAAGCGTAAAATTAGAACTTCTTGCCGATTATTATGCTGGTTGTTGGGCACATTATGACAATGAAAAATATCAAAGTCTTACTGATGGTGATATCGAAGAGGCAATTGATTGTGCTGAGAAAATCGGAGATAACTATCTCCAAAAGAAAGCACGTGGCTATGCACAGCCAGAGACCTTCACCCATGGAACTTCCGAACAGCGTATGTACTGGTTGAAGAAAGGTATCGAAACTGGTGATTGGAACACAACAACCTTTGCACCAGGAGATTTAGACTAA
- the thrA gene encoding bifunctional aspartate kinase/homoserine dehydrogenase I, translated as MKVLKFGGTSVGSVSSILSLQKIVEKEAKHQPIIVVVSALGGITDQLIATSKLALKGDESWRTEFDSIVARHHKMIDAIITDPHDREVLFNKVDSLFEQLQSIYYGVFLIHDLSHKTEDTIVSYGERLSSKIVATLIRGAKWFDAREFIKTEEKLGKRSLDSELTNKLVLDTFSDLPRISLVPGFIAQDRDSGDITNLGRGGSDYTASILAASLNAEVLEIWTDVDGFMTADPRVIKGAYTINELSYTEAMELCNFGAKVVYPPTIYPVCVKNIPIKVKNTFNPDGEGTIIKAHIENNQKPIKGISSIKGTTVITVTGLSMVGVVGVNRRIFSSLANNGISVFLVSQAASENNTSIGVKDEDAENAVKVLNEEFRLEIEDGRMFPMHAESGLATVAIVGENMKRTPGISGKLFETLGRSGISITAIAQGASEMNISFVVKGSDLRKSLNVLHDSFFLSEYKVLNLFICGIGTVGGKLIEQIKSQYEELKQNSNLKLNVVGIASSKNAIFNRDGLNLDNYQEELKESEPSNPEHLRDVILKMNIFNSVFVDCTASKDVAALYQSLLENNISVIAANKIAASSTYEDYYHLKQTAIQRGVKFRFETNVGAGLPIIGTINDLRNSGDKILKIEAVLSGTLNFIFNEIGADVPFSETVKRAKEQGYSEPDPRIDLSGTDVVRKLVILTREAGYKVEQADVEKHLFVPDDYFQGSVEDFWKRLPKLDANFEERRQKLSEEGKRWRFVATMEHGKTNVALKEVDSTHPFYNLEGSNNIVLLTTDRYKEYPMQIQGYGAGASVTAAGVFANIMSIANI; from the coding sequence ATGAAAGTATTAAAGTTTGGCGGAACATCCGTAGGTTCTGTATCGAGTATTTTAAGTCTGCAAAAGATTGTAGAAAAGGAGGCTAAACATCAACCAATTATTGTGGTTGTAAGTGCCTTAGGTGGTATAACTGATCAGCTCATAGCTACTTCTAAGCTTGCTTTAAAAGGCGACGAAAGTTGGAGAACAGAGTTTGATTCAATCGTTGCACGACATCATAAGATGATTGATGCAATCATTACCGACCCACATGATCGTGAAGTGTTATTCAACAAAGTAGATAGCCTTTTTGAACAACTCCAGTCTATTTATTACGGTGTATTCTTAATTCACGACCTCAGTCATAAAACAGAGGACACTATTGTTAGCTATGGTGAACGCCTTAGTTCAAAGATAGTTGCTACACTTATCCGTGGAGCCAAGTGGTTTGATGCACGTGAATTTATTAAGACTGAAGAGAAATTAGGTAAAAGAAGTCTCGATTCTGAACTAACCAACAAACTTGTATTAGATACTTTCTCTGACCTTCCACGTATATCCCTTGTACCTGGTTTTATAGCACAAGATCGTGACTCAGGCGACATTACCAACCTTGGACGTGGTGGTAGTGATTATACAGCATCTATTCTTGCCGCTTCTCTCAATGCTGAAGTATTAGAGATTTGGACGGATGTTGACGGCTTTATGACCGCTGACCCTCGTGTTATCAAGGGTGCATACACTATTAATGAACTTTCTTATACGGAGGCAATGGAGCTTTGTAACTTTGGTGCAAAGGTTGTCTATCCTCCAACGATATACCCTGTCTGCGTAAAGAACATACCGATTAAAGTTAAAAACACCTTCAACCCAGACGGAGAAGGTACGATTATTAAGGCGCACATCGAAAACAACCAGAAGCCTATTAAGGGTATTTCATCTATCAAAGGCACAACGGTTATTACCGTGACTGGTCTTTCAATGGTGGGTGTTGTAGGTGTCAACCGTCGCATCTTTAGCTCTCTTGCCAACAATGGTATCAGTGTCTTCCTCGTGTCACAGGCTGCTTCAGAGAACAATACATCTATCGGTGTGAAGGATGAAGACGCTGAAAACGCAGTGAAGGTGCTTAATGAAGAGTTCCGACTTGAGATAGAAGATGGTCGTATGTTCCCAATGCACGCTGAAAGTGGACTTGCTACTGTGGCTATCGTTGGTGAAAACATGAAACGAACACCAGGTATTAGCGGAAAACTCTTTGAGACACTTGGTCGCTCAGGTATCAGTATTACTGCTATTGCCCAAGGTGCATCAGAGATGAATATCTCATTCGTTGTAAAGGGTTCGGATTTAAGAAAGTCACTGAACGTACTTCATGACTCTTTCTTCTTATCAGAATATAAGGTATTAAACCTCTTTATTTGCGGTATTGGTACCGTAGGAGGAAAACTCATAGAACAGATTAAGAGCCAATATGAAGAGCTAAAGCAAAATTCTAACTTGAAGTTGAATGTGGTGGGCATTGCCTCATCTAAGAATGCTATCTTCAATCGCGACGGCTTAAATCTCGATAATTATCAGGAAGAACTCAAGGAAAGTGAGCCTTCAAATCCAGAGCACTTACGTGATGTTATCCTTAAGATGAATATCTTCAACTCCGTATTTGTGGATTGTACTGCTTCTAAGGACGTGGCTGCACTTTATCAGTCTTTATTAGAGAACAACATCTCTGTGATTGCAGCCAACAAGATTGCGGCATCCAGTACATACGAAGATTACTACCATTTGAAGCAGACTGCCATTCAACGTGGTGTTAAGTTCCGCTTTGAAACAAACGTGGGTGCGGGGCTACCTATCATTGGTACAATCAATGACTTACGCAACTCGGGTGATAAGATACTTAAGATAGAAGCGGTGTTATCTGGTACACTGAACTTCATCTTTAACGAGATTGGTGCTGATGTTCCTTTCTCTGAAACTGTTAAACGTGCCAAAGAACAAGGCTATAGTGAGCCAGATCCACGCATTGACCTTAGTGGAACGGATGTCGTTCGTAAGTTAGTTATTCTTACACGTGAGGCTGGATATAAGGTTGAACAGGCTGACGTAGAGAAACACCTCTTCGTACCAGACGATTATTTCCAAGGTTCAGTAGAGGACTTCTGGAAACGTCTTCCTAAGCTTGATGCCAACTTTGAAGAGCGTCGTCAGAAACTGTCAGAAGAAGGAAAACGCTGGCGTTTTGTTGCTACAATGGAACATGGTAAGACGAATGTTGCATTAAAGGAGGTAGATTCTACCCATCCTTTCTATAACCTTGAAGGTTCTAACAACATTGTCCTACTGACAACCGACCGCTACAAGGAATACCCTATGCAGATTCAGGGCTATGGTGCAGGTGCTTCAGTGACTGCTGCAGGTGTGTTTGCCAATATTATGAGTATTGCAAATATATAA